From one Lolium rigidum isolate FL_2022 chromosome 4, APGP_CSIRO_Lrig_0.1, whole genome shotgun sequence genomic stretch:
- the LOC124647660 gene encoding MLO protein homolog 1-like, with translation MRRHECLTSDPAAAAAAAAVYIPLYAGLDLMRYENPDVSPRDLVEWLLWRPEWRAMGGRARPLPGRQPWQPSATSNSLKTYPGIRNASDTILLDAEIEPMESSLNKIYVSGSSDELPIVAFVFKSTALSDMCLHFGVVHVEVELLKMTTRRLIGAFLSAMYFIICLSPWVEDYASSRQWFTKRRKKALFDALKKVKSELMTLGFISLLLTITARYISRICIPEGAADTMLPCRLFRNSEQQKPKAHGRRHLFEAPTNYTCRPGMVSLVSADGLHQLHIFVFFLAVFHVTFSAITMSLGRAKTRIWKEWENDTSSITYEFSSDPSKFRLTHQTSFVRQHASCWSKSTIMLYVVSYLMTRPNDSYKVAYRINFSR, from the exons ATGAGGCGGCACGAGTGCCTGACCTCCgacccagccgccgccgccgctgccgctgcggtGTACATCCCGTTGTACGCTGGGCTGGACCTGATGAGGTATGAGAACCCCGACGTCTCGCCTCGCGACCTCGTGGAGTGGCTTCTCTGGCGGCCCGAGTGGCGCGCCATGGGCGGGCGCGCGCGACCACTTCCTGGTCGTCAGCCGTGGCAGCCCAGCGCTACCAGCAACTCCTTGAAGACCTACCCCGGGATCCGCAACGCATctg ACACGATTCTGCTGGATGCTGAAATTGAACCAATGGAATCTTCACTGAATAAAATTTATGTCAGTGGCTCATCTGATGAATTGCCAATAGTTGCATTTGTATTCAA ATCCACG GCGCTGAGCGATATGTGTCTGCATTTTGGCGTGGTTCATGTTGAGGTTGAGCTTCTGAAG ATGACCACGCGACGACTCATTGGAGCCTTTCTTTCTGCAATGTACTTCATCATCTGCCTGTCACCATGGGTTGAGGATTATGCTAGCTCTAGGCAG TGGttcaccaagaggaggaagaaggcgctGTTCGACGCTCTGAAGAAGGTTAAATCAG AGCTCATGACCTTGGGGTTCATCTCGCTGCTGCTGACTATCACGGCGAGGTACATATCGCGCATCTGCATCCCGGAGGGAGCCGCGGACACCATGCTGCCCTGCCGCCTCTTCAGGAACTCGGAgcaacaaaagcccaaggcccaCGGCCGACGACACCTATTTGAAGCTCCGACCAATTACACCTGCCGGCCT GGTATGGTGTCGCTCGTTTCAGCCGATGGGCTACACCAGCTGCATATCTTTGTGTTTTTCTTGGCCGTCTTCCATGTAACGTTCAGTGCTATTACGATGTCACTGGGTAGAGCAAAG ACACGGATATGGAAGGAGTGGGAAAACGATACTTCCTCCATCACTTACGAGTTTTCATCTG ATCCGTCAAAATTCAGGCTTACTCACCAGACATCTTTTGTGAGGCAGCACGCAAGCTGTTGGAGCAAAAGCACAATTATGCTCTATGTCGTAAGTTATCTCATGACTCGTCCTAACGATAGTTATAAAGTAGCATATCGTATCAATTTTTCAAGGTAA
- the LOC124706062 gene encoding NADH dehydrogenase [ubiquinone] 1 beta subcomplex subunit 10-B-like, whose amino-acid sequence MRLKLCDETGSRVVSDHDAAFVADHDVADPVAMLEYREHLLWEAWIQIEMATVLRASLAAHPRFVDQYLESTSSVSCGKDHLPPDLRAEQEISQLQFESDQVAVIGVAAEWRI is encoded by the exons ATGCGCCTCAAGCTCTGCGACGAGACCGGATCCAGGGTCGTGAGCGACCACGATGCTGCGTTCGTCGCCGACCACGATGTTGCGGACCCGGTGGCTATGCTGGAGTACAGGGAGCACCTGCTGTGGGAGGCGTGGATCCAGATCGAGATGGCCACCGTGTTGAGGGCATCGCTCGCGGCGCATCCCAGGTTCGTCGACCAGTACCTCGAGTCAACTAGCAGCGTCAGCTGCGGCAAGGACCACCTCCCGCCCGACCTGCGTG CGGAGCAGGAGATTAGCCAATTGCAGTTTGAATCGGACCAGGTTGCCGTCATCGGTGTGGCTGCAGAGTGGAGGATCTAA